The Arachis hypogaea cultivar Tifrunner chromosome 14, arahy.Tifrunner.gnm2.J5K5, whole genome shotgun sequence DNA window ccaaaaagaaggaagacttGCAGAAGCTGTTCATCACAATTTCTTAATGTACAATAAGGTCATCACGTATGGTTTAAAATCCGCTCCATGTTTTAAAGCTGGCACAAAACTAGTGGCTGTAAaatgtgacaaaaaaaaaaacccgaaaatCATCTTCGAGAAGAAACTGTGTTAATATTCAGAATTGATTGTTAGTTAACAAAAGAATCACTCGAAATATTTTGCTAGTGAAAGCTTGGGAGTTGTGGGATATACAAAGGTGGTAGCTTCTTTTAATTCACATAGCTCGGTTTTACCAAACCAGAAGTAAAAAATCTACACATCTAAGAGAGACGTCCTAGAAGAATCAACATTTAACAGTGTCAGATAATGGCATAATGGTTTTCAAATTGCAATGAGGACATGAAAATTTTATCTATAGaacattttgattataaatatattacAAGTACAAACTCACGTGATAATAACCCTTTTCGTTTTCCCATTCAATAGTAACATGAATTGTTAAATATATCTACCCAGTACGCAACAGCAAAATGAGCCAGAGTCTCCATGACCCCAATCTAATAGGTAAAAATCCTGAGGGTTATGGTTAGTCCTAAaacttaaatattgcattctgttctttgttcttcaaggTCAAGCATGGAAGTATAATATGCTCTCCCAGAAAAGGGGTCACTCTTCTTTTGATAATAAAATGCCGCTATTCTTCCCGGTTAAAATCGATCATCAAAGCTTAGGTAGAACCAGAAATTCTCCACATACCAGTCCTGTATCCCGCAGACATGAGCACAAGCTCCCAAAGCATGTTAGGTATGCTCATAAGATTTACCTTGGATCCTGGAATTTCAGACCAATTCACAGAAATTTCTGAAATTGGGATCCTAAACCATTTGCACAGAAAGACTAATTCAACATCAAAACACCACCTGCAGAGAATGACAAGGGTATTatagaaaattataaaacttTTTGCCATATAGCCATTCAGGGTATACATACACAAAAAGATTGGATGACCAAAACTTGAACTAAAAACATAACACGTTGTGTATTGGTCTGTGAATCTTAAGAGAATTGCTTTCtaaatttaagaaattatttCATTCCATGGAGTTCTAGAGAAAATCACCTTCTCAAGCGGACATTTGAAAAAAGCCTCCTTGCTGCTGCCCTAGTAAACATTTTGAAACCACACTGTGGATGTAGAAAGTTAAGGTTAGACACTAAAAAATATTCTCATATATGCATCATGGAACAACATCTAATGCACATGCTAAAACACAAGGGATAAGTGaatccaaaaagacaaaaatcAAGCTTTGGTCACTATTTATACAAAAGAAATTTGCTAGTCACAAGAGTACCATATTAGAGTgcatgataaaataaataaataaagtaggaAATTACCTGTGTATCACGAACTCCTGGACCAGCAGCCAAGAGAACCACAAGATGGAACCCCTTCATCAAAAAATTGCGGTACCACTTTCGCTGTAAAAATGTTATGTTACATGGTTCAACCGAGATAATCCACACATATATGGcaagaacataaaaaataaataataaataaaagagaaatttaaCACGAAAGCCAACTCACTGTAGCCAAAGCCTTCTCTTCAAGATGAGCTCGTGAACCAAATGCAGCAACAGGAATATCAGATACTCTAAAGGTTGGATCACTAGGGCTTGATTTTCCTTGTTGAAATTGCTTTTTAGCAATAACTTGAATCTAATGGCCAAACATAATACATATAAACATTTGGCCAAGAGattaaaaccaaaattaaaacaTCTATAAACTGCATATGATAGCATTTCATTAACCTGATTTTCAAGCTTTTCTAGGTCGGTGACTTTAGTTGCTCCATCAGCATCAAGCATAAGAATTAGCTCACCACGTGAATGCAGAATTCCCTGTAATGCAATGCtttcaagaaacaaagaaagcccTAATTAATCATCAACAACATTATGACAGCAATTTCAATACAATGAGTAGATTTTAACGTGTTACTGTTAAAATTAGACTCACTTTTCTTATTGCTTCTCCCTTGCCATGATTTCTTCCAAGAAGGATAACTCTAACTTTGTCTACTGTGTATTTCCTTACAAATTCAAAAGCTACTCTTTTAGTCCCATCAGCACTTCCATCATCAATAATGACAACCTGCTCATGTGTCCATTGATAAGAGAATGTGTTTTTCTATCAGTTGCAAAATCCATTAATATGTTTCAATCAAGCCATTCAAGCAGAAAGTCTAGTGACTTTTGTGAAATTGATAAAAATGGAAAAGGAAAGGGATGCTGAgagaaattaatattttatatatttgctTCACATGGTGTTGTACTTAAGTTTTTTGTTCCCTTACTTTATAGATAAACTAGActataaaaggaaaagaaaaaacatgtagttcaaatattattattcagGAAAAAAAAAGGCAGTCGAATGAAAGGGACTGGAAGTACCTCATAGGAAAATGAAGGATCCTTTGAAGCACGTTGTTGAAGATAACTATAAAGAACGGACACAAACTAATGTTATGTTCTTAGTAACAAGTAACACtaacaaatataaataatacaTCCAATACTAGGATATCTCAGAAGAATAGCAGTATTGTAACTTGTTAAACCACAGCACCAATTTATACAAGAAAAAGGTATCACATAGCTTCTATAGACTGATTACAGTGGTTATTCTAGCTATGCTCTATTGTATGATAAAAAGAGATTAAAATGTAAAATAtcatttgacaattaatatttgTTGTGCATTAATTCacctaaaaaaagaagaaatcaaaAAACCTCCTGCAGATTGCAGGCGTATGGAGTATATAATTTCAAAGAGTAGTCAAACATACTGATCAAAATTTCTGATGAACATAACGTAAAACTACTTGACAGAAAGATCAAGTTAGACTAACACAGTTGTAACCAAACATAAATCCTTCCATTATATTAACACTAAATATATAAGTTGGTAAAATCAAAAGTGCTTCAACTTACTTCATAGTTTCTTCAAGAGCTCCGGGAAGCCTATGCTCCTCGTTGAATGCAGGAATTATCAAGGACATGTACTTTTCTGCTGGATCAACAACATGTGGGCAAGGAACCTAAATAAGCAAGAGTCAAAACCAATTCATAACAGAAAGCTATCCTCAGATCTAAGATGCATATCAAGCTATTACACAGAACCTATATAAACTTGAGAGAGATTTTCACTAAATTTTCCATCACATTTTGATCACTTTCACAATGTCCTGTGCATTATTACTCCAAAATAATAGGAAACATAAGTTAAACCATGTTGTTACTATAAATCTGCAATCTTCAATGTCTAAAAGCCGTACAATTACAGTAAAACTAAATTTCAAAACAAAACGATGAgcaattgataattaaatttcGCATCACCAAATCGACATACCTGTTTCAACGAGTTAGGATCCTCAAAAATCGCCGGAACTTCAACATGcctaaagagaataaaaaataaaatgtcaaAGTAACAATTCACGTCCGTATAACAATTCATGTCGAAATTATTCGTAAATTGAAGAACATACAGATGATTGTTTCTTCTTCTATATGCTTCAACGATGACTACGAAGATGAACCCTACGACCGCAATCAGGAAGAAGTTGACAAGAAGATACATGTACTCCTCCATTCCTTTAAGACGATTTAGTAGCTCTTGTTATGTTATGTAGAAGAAGAAGCCATTGTTCAcaggaagaaaaaaaatagaagattcAGTGAGATTCGAAAAGCGGTTGAAGAATTTGATTTTTACCAGATTGAGCTGAACGAAGAGAAAGTTAACTAACAGAGAGAGCTCAACGATGGTTTGGAACTTCGATCAAGTTTTGGAGATGAAGACTTTCAACCCGATCCAATGGTCGTTTCATCGTTGCAATCGCTTCTCTTTACCGggctttttttttgtcttcagcTCAGTGTATGGGCTGTTGGGCCTTCTTAGCCCAATTCACGTTACTCTCAGACTGTTTATGTACGTTTTAGCACTAGTTACATTAATATTTGGGAGAATTATTAACGTCTTGGGCCTATGGGCCGTGTCGATGTTGCTTAGTTGTGGAAGTAATCgtacaaaaagacaaaaaaaaaaaaattttaagagcgCCTAAGTGTAACAATACTTTTTACACACAATAACAGTAATTTAAAATCATCTTGAGTTGATCTAGTGGTTAGTTTACTAATCCGTTTAAACAAATGTCGAAAGTTTAAATTTTACCTTCTGCATGTAGCAACTTATTAGCCAACAACAAACCTAGAACTTAGATCCGCAACGAAACCTATGTACCCTTCGTTTACAAAAGTCAATAAcctatttgtaattaaatttagtGATGGACttatttgttttcaaaataaaatatcagagacttatttattatttttttttatttatgcattttatttaaattttcatataaaacaaTTCTTACTTTGTATTGCTACTATTGCGTATTGGTTGTTATTTTTACCCTGTTACATTGTGGTCATATATA harbors:
- the LOC112798190 gene encoding uncharacterized protein: MEEYMYLLVNFFLIAVVGFIFVVIVEAYRRRNNHLHVEVPAIFEDPNSLKQVPCPHVVDPAEKYMSLIIPAFNEEHRLPGALEETMNYLQQRASKDPSFSYEVVIIDDGSADGTKRVAFEFVRKYTVDKVRVILLGRNHGKGEAIRKGILHSRGELILMLDADGATKVTDLEKLENQIQVIAKKQFQQGKSSPSDPTFRVSDIPVAAFGSRAHLEEKALATRKWYRNFLMKGFHLVVLLAAGPGVRDTQCGFKMFTRAAARRLFSNVRLRRWCFDVELVFLCKWFRIPISEISVNWSEIPGSKVNLMSIPNMLWELVLMSAGYRTGMWRISGST